A region from the Methanomassiliicoccales archaeon genome encodes:
- a CDS encoding HD domain-containing protein yields MSQGPMNARLIYKFFEAANMQRWNDHIRPVELTELDKQSHKMVIAYVLAKFEETEKSRKIDWTKIIEGGIFEFLHRIFLTDLKPPVFHRLQKEKGRELNEYVFRELVSEVPDIDPEFLERFKAYHSEQDESIERRVLKAAHYLATNWEFRLIYAANPTMMGIEDTKRNIEMQIEDHYDLIGVQRVMLGKKSYGFIEFCGQLRYQQRWARAPRIPRTSVLGHMLMVAIMSHLCSLRINAGPQRAMNNFYTALFHDLPEVLTKDIITPVKKSVGGLEELIAEYEEQEVKDKLLPLLPATWRKDFEYLLLDPFRNRVRDRTGVTKEMPYEEINSSYNDNDSWAVDGRMLKGCDNLAAFIEAASSIKYGISSRVLRMGKQRLLESYKEMGSISDIDFYRLMQEMDEMEI; encoded by the coding sequence ATGTCCCAAGGACCAATGAACGCCAGGTTGATCTACAAGTTCTTCGAGGCGGCCAACATGCAGCGGTGGAACGACCATATCCGCCCGGTCGAGCTGACGGAGCTGGACAAGCAATCTCATAAAATGGTCATCGCCTATGTGCTGGCGAAGTTCGAGGAAACCGAAAAGAGCAGGAAAATCGATTGGACAAAGATCATTGAAGGCGGCATCTTCGAATTCCTGCATAGGATATTCTTGACCGACCTTAAACCGCCGGTCTTCCACCGCTTGCAGAAGGAGAAGGGACGGGAACTGAACGAGTACGTCTTCCGCGAACTCGTGTCCGAAGTGCCCGATATCGACCCGGAGTTCCTGGAACGATTCAAAGCATATCATTCGGAACAGGACGAGAGCATCGAGAGGCGCGTCCTCAAGGCGGCGCATTACCTGGCGACGAACTGGGAGTTCCGGTTGATCTATGCTGCCAACCCGACGATGATGGGGATCGAGGATACGAAACGCAACATCGAAATGCAGATCGAGGACCATTACGACCTCATCGGTGTGCAGCGTGTAATGCTGGGTAAAAAATCATATGGTTTCATAGAATTCTGCGGGCAGCTGCGATACCAGCAGCGTTGGGCCCGGGCGCCGCGCATCCCCAGGACGTCCGTCCTGGGACATATGTTGATGGTCGCCATCATGTCCCACCTCTGCTCGCTGCGCATAAATGCCGGTCCGCAGCGCGCGATGAACAATTTCTACACCGCCCTGTTCCACGACCTGCCAGAGGTTCTGACGAAAGACATTATTACTCCGGTCAAGAAGTCTGTAGGCGGTTTGGAGGAGCTCATTGCTGAGTACGAGGAACAGGAAGTGAAGGACAAGCTTCTGCCTCTGCTCCCGGCCACTTGGCGCAAGGATTTCGAATACCTGCTGCTTGATCCCTTCCGCAATCGGGTGAGGGACAGAACAGGGGTGACCAAGGAAATGCCCTATGAGGAGATCAACTCCTCGTACAACGATAATGATTCTTGGGCGGTGGACGGAAGAATGTTGAAGGGATGCGACAATCTGGCGGCGTTCATCGAAGCCGCCTCGTCCATTAAATATGGCATCAGCTCGAGGGTGCTGCGCATGGGAAAGCAACGACTATTGGAGTCATACAAGGAGATGGGCAGCATCTCTGACATCGATTTCTATCGCCTGATGCAGGAAATGGACGAGATGGAGATATGA
- a CDS encoding zinc ribbon domain-containing protein — MPTCASCGKDLFEDMRFCPYCGHLVQSDDIEQFEPVRGEVVIAVISPTHIVGRDGIFAVAMTTKQLLFARIEEGTVDKAKGELRQKGIFLAGSSSSSNISRFYEMVPDQLLKERPDNFTLGIDEIEAVRLSYDSDENGLYVVDLKNGEKGLRFTMPYDRYYRDLLFRTFEGRMSW; from the coding sequence ATGCCGACCTGTGCAAGCTGCGGTAAGGATCTGTTCGAGGACATGCGCTTCTGTCCATATTGCGGTCATTTGGTTCAATCGGACGACATCGAACAGTTCGAGCCGGTCCGGGGGGAGGTGGTCATCGCTGTAATATCGCCGACGCACATCGTAGGACGGGATGGCATATTCGCCGTGGCAATGACCACGAAGCAACTGCTGTTCGCTCGGATAGAAGAGGGGACGGTGGATAAGGCCAAAGGTGAGCTGAGGCAGAAAGGAATATTTCTTGCTGGGTCGAGCAGTTCTTCCAACATATCCCGGTTTTACGAAATGGTCCCCGACCAGCTTCTGAAGGAAAGACCGGACAATTTCACATTAGGCATCGATGAGATCGAGGCGGTCAGATTGTCATACGATAGTGATGAGAACGGACTTTACGTGGTGGATCTGAAAAATGGTGAAAAGGGGCTGAGGTTCACCATGCCTTACGATAGGTACTACCGCGACCTTCTCTTCCGCACCTTCGAGGGCAGAATGTCCTGGTGA
- a CDS encoding ribbon-helix-helix domain-containing protein: protein MEGERISLRLENEDLELIDGFIEGHPEISNRSQLARIALRAFIDRDGGTRIEISGKGQLTINVPPAIRNIMEGMVEDGYYNTVEDIIGECLRKEFVSRENLDNVKDDLFHKGRQALANL, encoded by the coding sequence ATGGAGGGAGAGCGAATATCACTGCGCCTCGAGAACGAGGACCTGGAACTTATCGATGGATTCATCGAAGGGCATCCGGAGATCTCGAACCGATCGCAGTTAGCAAGGATCGCCCTCCGCGCGTTCATTGATAGGGATGGTGGAACGCGGATCGAAATCTCAGGCAAGGGTCAACTTACAATAAATGTCCCGCCGGCTATCCGTAACATAATGGAAGGGATGGTGGAGGATGGCTACTACAACACGGTGGAGGACATCATCGGGGAATGCCTGAGGAAGGAGTTCGTCTCCAGAGAGAACCTGGACAATGTCAAGGACGATCTCTTCCACAAGGGCAGGCAAGCCCTGGCAAATTTGTGA
- a CDS encoding ATP-NAD kinase family protein codes for MLIGFVINPVAGMGGVVALKGTDGEVLDEAVRRGASPISNDRARRALSKIEGKSVFLTASGDMGEKVLTELSLPSEVVHSVSGKSAAMDTKDACIRFVERGTDLIIFCGGDGTARDVLDVVGESITVIGIPSGVKMHSGVFANTPEEAGEVICAFIKGEMTTRLSEVMDVDEEAFRTGELRTRLYGYLRVPSLEGMIQPPKGTIFGTSDDEQKEAIAVFVVENMEPGTHYVLGPGTTTRAVAQRLGQPKTLLGVDVYLDGRITVQDASEYDLIKVLPGKKVKVLVTPIGRQGFVLGRGNQQISPRVIGMVGVENVQVLATPGKLGETPTLHSDSGDPELDRRMNGYQRVLVGYARFRMVKIV; via the coding sequence ATGCTCATAGGATTCGTCATCAACCCCGTGGCCGGCATGGGCGGTGTGGTCGCCCTCAAAGGCACCGATGGCGAGGTTCTCGATGAAGCGGTCCGACGGGGTGCCTCCCCCATATCCAATGACCGGGCCAGACGCGCTTTGTCCAAGATCGAAGGGAAGAGCGTTTTCCTTACCGCTTCCGGGGATATGGGCGAGAAGGTCCTTACCGAACTGAGCCTTCCATCGGAGGTGGTCCATTCAGTTTCTGGAAAAAGCGCGGCAATGGACACCAAGGATGCTTGCATCAGATTCGTCGAGAGAGGAACGGACCTGATCATCTTCTGCGGCGGTGACGGCACCGCGCGGGATGTGCTCGATGTTGTGGGGGAGAGCATCACGGTCATTGGGATACCTTCCGGGGTCAAGATGCATTCCGGAGTGTTCGCTAACACACCTGAGGAGGCCGGAGAGGTTATTTGCGCGTTCATAAAGGGTGAGATGACCACTCGGCTCTCCGAGGTCATGGATGTGGACGAGGAAGCGTTTAGAACAGGGGAGCTTCGCACCCGTCTCTACGGCTATTTGAGAGTGCCGTCCTTAGAAGGGATGATTCAGCCACCGAAGGGAACGATCTTTGGGACCTCGGACGACGAACAGAAAGAGGCGATCGCCGTGTTCGTTGTGGAGAACATGGAGCCGGGGACACATTACGTGTTGGGACCGGGTACCACCACCAGGGCGGTGGCTCAGAGATTGGGCCAACCGAAGACCCTTCTGGGGGTGGATGTCTATCTGGACGGAAGAATTACGGTACAGGACGCCTCCGAGTATGATCTGATCAAGGTACTTCCGGGAAAGAAGGTAAAAGTGCTTGTTACGCCGATCGGCCGGCAGGGATTCGTTCTAGGACGGGGGAACCAGCAGATCTCACCCCGGGTCATCGGTATGGTAGGAGTGGAGAACGTTCAGGTCCTGGCCACCCCGGGTAAGCTCGGAGAGACCCCGACGCTCCATTCAGATTCCGGTGATCCAGAATTGGATCGCCGTATGAACGGTTACCAGAGGGTTCTGGTCGGATACGCGCGGTTCCGAATGGTCAAGATCGTTTGA
- a CDS encoding RNA-binding domain-containing protein: MSVIHLNLRTFCHATEDTEKVQKAMTFASGIDDTTVTHSEGYHGNKILIMECTLSRKVDIRSFFQRLSVEDLKELLTTIDQRMDEDGLFFFRLDKQKSFMEELVIFSGDDCIHARARVESYPKRREKALENAKVMLQEHIDRQDK; encoded by the coding sequence ATGAGCGTGATACACCTAAACCTCCGAACCTTCTGCCATGCCACCGAAGATACGGAAAAGGTGCAAAAAGCGATGACGTTCGCCAGTGGTATAGATGATACCACCGTCACCCACTCCGAAGGTTACCATGGCAACAAGATCCTGATCATGGAGTGCACGCTCTCTCGAAAGGTGGACATACGCTCTTTCTTCCAACGATTGTCCGTAGAGGACCTCAAAGAGCTGCTGACCACCATCGACCAAAGGATGGACGAGGACGGACTGTTCTTCTTCAGGTTGGACAAGCAGAAGTCGTTCATGGAGGAGCTAGTTATCTTTTCGGGCGACGATTGCATTCATGCTCGGGCCAGGGTGGAGAGCTATCCTAAGAGGAGAGAGAAGGCCCTGGAGAACGCCAAGGTCATGCTCCAAGAGCATATAGACCGACAGGATAAATAG
- a CDS encoding DUF2254 domain-containing protein, with protein MLTIVIKLRSIWNQLKSSFWFLPTLTIIISIGGAAFTIYLDTILDFKPTGVFQYILPSSVNSARSVLSTISGAMIGVAGTVFSITLVALTLASSQFGSRLLRNFMHDRTNQIVLGAYVSTFVYCLFVLNAVDDNNGIEFIPAISILTAISAAVINIFLLIIFIHHISMSIQADNVISDVSSSLSKNLESLFPEMIGEDAGQKNEADPDLFKIAFGQKNFATSSKNGYLEYVDYDNIFRIAKEHDSLIKLMFRPGDHLVSGSITMEIISEDDVPNEVIKKLQELLIIGRVRTPYQDAEFSINQMVEIAARALSPGVNDPFTAITCIDNLTSTMCQLTQVKFPPSYRYDEDGVLRVIADVLTFEGMLGTAFNQIRQFSGGSPAVVIRLMESLLTINHFVRTDGQRECVKKHVGMVLRLAESSFKEKNDISDLNERSKLILAS; from the coding sequence ATGTTGACGATCGTGATCAAATTAAGGTCCATATGGAATCAACTGAAATCGAGCTTTTGGTTCCTCCCCACACTGACCATAATAATATCCATAGGGGGAGCGGCCTTTACGATCTATTTGGATACCATATTGGATTTTAAGCCCACCGGGGTGTTCCAATATATTCTTCCAAGTAGTGTGAATTCTGCCCGCAGCGTTCTTTCCACCATATCTGGCGCGATGATCGGGGTTGCCGGAACGGTCTTTTCAATTACCCTTGTCGCTTTAACATTAGCTTCCTCCCAGTTTGGGTCCAGGCTTTTAAGGAATTTTATGCATGACCGAACGAATCAGATCGTGCTAGGCGCCTACGTCTCCACGTTCGTCTATTGCCTGTTCGTTCTAAATGCGGTAGATGATAACAATGGGATCGAATTCATTCCCGCCATCTCGATATTAACTGCCATTTCTGCCGCTGTCATCAATATTTTTCTGCTCATCATTTTTATCCATCACATATCCATGAGCATTCAAGCCGATAATGTGATCTCGGATGTCTCATCATCCCTCTCAAAAAATCTAGAATCATTATTTCCGGAGATGATCGGCGAAGATGCTGGTCAGAAAAATGAGGCGGACCCGGATCTATTTAAAATTGCTTTCGGTCAAAAAAATTTTGCCACATCATCTAAAAATGGTTATCTGGAATATGTCGATTATGATAATATCTTTCGTATCGCGAAAGAACACGACTCGCTGATCAAATTAATGTTCAGACCGGGGGATCATTTGGTAAGTGGCTCAATAACCATGGAGATCATTTCGGAGGATGATGTTCCAAATGAGGTAATTAAAAAACTACAGGAATTATTAATAATCGGGAGAGTGAGGACGCCATATCAGGATGCTGAATTTTCCATCAACCAAATGGTAGAGATCGCTGCGAGGGCGTTATCCCCTGGCGTCAATGATCCATTCACTGCCATCACCTGTATTGACAATCTGACCTCGACCATGTGTCAATTGACCCAGGTGAAGTTTCCTCCCTCATATCGTTATGACGAAGATGGCGTACTTAGAGTAATAGCTGATGTTTTGACCTTTGAGGGAATGCTAGGCACCGCTTTCAATCAGATCCGACAATTTTCTGGAGGGAGCCCAGCGGTGGTCATAAGGCTCATGGAATCTTTGCTCACCATCAACCATTTCGTTCGAACGGATGGTCAAAGGGAATGTGTCAAGAAACATGTAGGAATGGTATTGAGACTTGCTGAAAGTTCGTTCAAAGAGAAAAATGACATTTCAGATCTGAATGAAAGAAGCAAATTGATATTGGCATCATAG
- a CDS encoding alpha/beta hydrolase, with translation MLTIIVVILTLLIILIGALLIMSPGKTKPLLDKNGDLVAGSISEKTHVSINGVEQGMFIRSKNPANPVLLFLHGGPGMPEHFLNDRYPTGLEEHFSVCWWERRGSGLSYTHDIPPETMTVEQTISDTVEVANYLRDRFGKDKVYLMAHSGGTFFGIQAAARRPDLFHAYIALSQMANQLRSEILAYEFMLKKYRENGDGRMVRRLEKVPVTGTVPLPAAYMALRDEAMHGLGIGTTRDMRSVVRGIFFPIWFDREYTLGEKVNIWRGKAFSSRMLWDEMVATDLTMMVTKLSLPTYFISGRFDYTVSISEARSYFNKIMAPIKGFYTFEDSAHSPMFEEPDRMMKIMLEDVMHHTIALADQV, from the coding sequence ATGTTGACAATCATCGTCGTCATCCTGACTTTATTAATCATCCTGATCGGGGCTCTGCTCATAATGAGCCCCGGCAAGACCAAACCCCTCCTGGACAAGAACGGAGATCTCGTGGCGGGAAGCATCTCAGAGAAAACGCACGTCTCCATCAACGGAGTGGAGCAAGGGATGTTCATCAGAAGCAAGAATCCCGCCAATCCGGTGCTACTGTTCCTCCACGGAGGGCCGGGCATGCCCGAGCACTTTCTAAATGATAGATATCCAACAGGTCTGGAGGAACATTTTTCCGTCTGCTGGTGGGAACGACGGGGTTCCGGGCTATCTTACACCCACGACATACCACCGGAAACCATGACCGTGGAGCAGACGATCTCCGATACGGTGGAAGTGGCAAACTATCTCCGTGACCGCTTTGGAAAGGACAAGGTCTACCTCATGGCGCATTCCGGGGGAACCTTTTTCGGAATCCAGGCGGCAGCCCGGAGGCCCGATCTTTTTCATGCCTATATCGCTCTGAGCCAGATGGCAAATCAGCTGAGATCGGAAATACTGGCTTATGAGTTTATGTTAAAAAAGTACAGGGAGAATGGGGATGGAAGAATGGTCCGGAGGCTCGAAAAAGTTCCGGTGACCGGAACGGTCCCACTTCCCGCCGCATACATGGCGTTGCGCGATGAAGCCATGCACGGTCTCGGCATCGGCACAACACGTGATATGAGGTCCGTGGTCCGCGGCATCTTCTTTCCTATCTGGTTCGACCGTGAATATACCTTGGGTGAAAAGGTGAACATTTGGCGGGGCAAGGCCTTTTCCAGCCGAATGCTATGGGATGAAATGGTGGCCACCGACCTTACGATGATGGTTACCAAGCTCTCTCTACCGACATATTTCATTTCTGGTCGATTTGATTATACCGTCTCCATCAGTGAAGCCAGGTCTTATTTTAATAAAATAATGGCACCAATCAAAGGATTTTATACCTTCGAAGATTCAGCGCACAGTCCGATGTTCGAAGAGCCCGATAGGATGATGAAGATCATGTTGGAGGATGTTATGCACCATACCATCGCCCTCGCCGACCAAGTGTAA
- a CDS encoding TATA-box-binding protein: MSDYLIQNIVASANLGTELDLSTLAVNLSGAEYDPQVFPGLVFRLKDPKTATLLFRSGKMVCTGAKTLEQVKRAIETVVMNVRKTGVKIAGSPTFEVQNIVASADLGQPINLTAVVITLGLENVEYEPEVFPGLVYRLSDPKVVILLFGSGKLVCTGARKPDNIKAAIEKISEELRSADLLH, from the coding sequence ATTTCCGACTATCTCATTCAAAATATCGTAGCATCCGCAAATTTGGGCACAGAGCTCGACCTCAGCACACTTGCCGTCAATCTATCAGGGGCGGAATATGACCCCCAGGTCTTCCCGGGTTTGGTCTTTCGATTGAAGGACCCAAAGACCGCGACCCTTCTCTTCAGAAGTGGAAAGATGGTCTGCACCGGAGCCAAGACCCTGGAACAGGTCAAACGCGCCATCGAAACGGTGGTTATGAACGTAAGGAAGACCGGTGTTAAGATCGCTGGCTCACCCACGTTCGAGGTTCAGAACATTGTCGCTTCAGCCGATCTCGGACAGCCCATCAACCTCACCGCGGTGGTCATCACCTTGGGTTTGGAGAACGTGGAGTACGAACCAGAGGTGTTCCCCGGACTGGTCTACCGATTGAGCGATCCGAAGGTGGTCATCCTTCTCTTCGGTTCCGGAAAGCTGGTATGCACCGGGGCGCGCAAACCAGATAATATCAAGGCCGCCATTGAAAAGATCTCGGAAGAGCTACGCTCGGCCGATCTTCTGCATTAA
- a CDS encoding CBS domain-containing protein, with protein MEHHIARVSVKDSMTKDVVTVTPDTDLKKLKEMFEQYDFNSFPVLDGQKMVGVVSKLDLLRAFSAGLHVTTGRFMKLYSNNAADIMHTATVYVSPEDPISKAADYMVEFKLRSVPVLERGVLKGMISRQDIIRCLMIE; from the coding sequence ATGGAACATCACATCGCCCGCGTGAGCGTTAAGGACAGTATGACAAAGGATGTGGTCACTGTCACCCCTGACACTGACCTGAAGAAGCTCAAAGAGATGTTCGAGCAGTACGATTTCAACAGCTTCCCGGTCCTGGACGGACAGAAGATGGTAGGTGTTGTCAGCAAATTGGATCTGTTGAGAGCGTTCAGCGCTGGCCTCCATGTCACCACTGGCCGTTTCATGAAGTTGTATAGCAATAACGCGGCCGATATCATGCACACGGCCACCGTCTACGTCTCACCGGAGGATCCCATATCAAAGGCCGCCGATTATATGGTGGAGTTCAAGCTGCGCAGCGTGCCCGTGCTGGAGCGGGGCGTACTTAAAGGCATGATTTCACGGCAGGACATCATTCGTTGTTTGATGATCGAATGA
- a CDS encoding DedA family protein produces MIIDSINTVIIDLINNTGYVGVFLAMLVEGVFTPIPSELIMPFAGYVAYTGELNFFLVILIGSLGAVVGSFIAYLLAYHLGRPILDRYGRFFGLDEKKMESAENWFKKWGVWGIFIGHSMPGIRSIISFPAGLAKMDRVKFVIFTFFGALVWNTVLVSAGYYLGENWIQFWEGTDGLDYVILGGLAVVLVGYFLYSRRKKAKVIRSSNNE; encoded by the coding sequence ATGATAATCGATTCCATCAACACGGTCATCATCGACCTCATTAACAACACCGGATACGTAGGTGTGTTCCTGGCCATGCTGGTCGAGGGAGTGTTCACTCCCATTCCGAGCGAGTTGATAATGCCTTTCGCCGGGTATGTAGCCTATACAGGGGAATTGAACTTTTTCCTGGTCATCCTGATAGGTTCCCTCGGCGCGGTCGTGGGGTCCTTCATAGCCTACCTCTTGGCATACCACCTGGGCCGGCCGATATTGGACCGTTATGGTCGATTCTTCGGATTGGACGAGAAAAAGATGGAATCAGCAGAAAATTGGTTCAAGAAGTGGGGTGTGTGGGGGATCTTCATTGGACACTCCATGCCTGGTATACGATCCATCATCTCATTCCCCGCAGGTCTGGCGAAAATGGATCGGGTCAAGTTCGTGATCTTCACATTCTTCGGGGCGCTGGTGTGGAACACCGTGCTGGTATCGGCCGGTTATTACCTGGGAGAGAACTGGATACAGTTCTGGGAAGGGACCGACGGTCTGGATTATGTGATCCTGGGAGGTTTGGCCGTGGTGTTGGTAGGGTACTTCCTCTACTCGAGGAGGAAAAAGGCCAAGGTCATTCGATCATCAAACAACGAATGA
- a CDS encoding DUF6015 family protein has product MRILEKTIGVTSPIADEVALRVLNFFGYHDEIIDNALDHDDRRLFYFLQDMKILGTRWEETQLVSGRNWRIFYWSLNWDTIQRMLDDRPQIKEPEDLYMTLPDSVWDREHEQTGMT; this is encoded by the coding sequence GTGAGGATATTGGAAAAGACCATTGGTGTTACGAGCCCGATCGCGGATGAGGTTGCCCTACGCGTTCTGAACTTTTTTGGTTATCACGACGAGATCATAGATAATGCCTTGGACCATGACGACCGCCGACTTTTCTATTTCCTCCAGGACATGAAGATATTGGGCACCAGATGGGAAGAGACCCAGCTGGTATCTGGGCGCAATTGGCGCATTTTCTATTGGTCTTTGAACTGGGATACCATTCAAAGAATGCTAGACGATCGCCCCCAGATCAAGGAGCCAGAGGACCTTTACATGACCCTTCCTGATTCAGTTTGGGATCGTGAGCATGAACAGACTGGAATGACCTGA
- a CDS encoding U32 family peptidase encodes MELLAPVGSQEALKAAIAGGADAVYLGGKDFGARRFASNFDDRQLAGAIKLTHDHGMRTYVTVNTLIKETELAEAFSFVEMLDRLEADAVIVQDRGLMSLIKDRLSIPVHASTQMGIHSLDGAQWAKEQGLERIILARELDREQVQALAESSPIGVEVFIHGALCYCFSGQCLFSSFLGGRSGNRGACAQPCRKRYSMPRREGYLLSTADTFGVEAVPDLMRAGVCSLKIEGRMRSPMYVYLTSKIYSQVIRRARSGERPLLTEREKELLEVVFNRGFAGGYLLDKDVMQTAFPESRGRPIGLASVSGGKVRMAKGMLEAGDGISLYLGDEKVGGFDLRPSDLVGSDVIASPPFGMRDGEYRVYKTKDREFSGFDDLINRHKFKEAPAERMTVEIPSKRLRRKEVSSELSFYVSSMAVLRAVLPYADRIYYDGNKQAEEAEVLCQDEGKEFVLMLPRLSWNDRPVNAGSVMVNTVDQFHRHRHLRCYGSYHMNVFNSFTVPNMHQWTLSPELNQEEIFQLLARSDQRAEVMVFGRVELMLSRDPTLDEGTLTDERGVRYPVHRDQEGFVHILHSTDLLLLDKVPELNAMGVDSLGIDVRRRHPDLAAFVAKSFREIDIEVMEEMRRKCGRSSLGHYRKGVF; translated from the coding sequence ATGGAACTCCTCGCCCCGGTGGGATCGCAGGAAGCGCTGAAGGCCGCCATCGCCGGTGGAGCGGACGCGGTATACCTGGGTGGGAAGGACTTCGGGGCCCGTAGGTTCGCCAGCAACTTCGACGATCGTCAATTGGCCGGCGCCATAAAGCTCACGCACGATCACGGAATGAGAACGTATGTTACCGTCAACACCCTCATTAAGGAGACGGAACTGGCCGAAGCGTTCTCCTTTGTGGAGATGCTTGACCGACTGGAAGCTGACGCCGTCATCGTGCAAGACCGCGGCCTAATGTCCCTGATAAAGGATCGTTTATCGATACCGGTGCATGCCTCCACCCAGATGGGTATTCATAGTCTCGATGGAGCGCAATGGGCCAAAGAACAGGGTCTCGAGAGGATCATCCTTGCAAGAGAGCTGGACCGGGAACAAGTGCAGGCCCTGGCCGAGAGTTCTCCGATCGGCGTCGAGGTGTTCATTCATGGAGCTCTCTGTTACTGCTTCTCCGGGCAATGCCTTTTTTCCAGCTTCCTGGGCGGTCGTTCCGGGAATAGGGGAGCTTGCGCCCAACCCTGTCGGAAGCGGTACTCCATGCCCCGGCGGGAAGGGTATCTGCTCAGTACGGCGGACACCTTCGGCGTGGAGGCCGTACCGGATCTAATGCGGGCCGGCGTATGCTCTCTGAAGATCGAGGGCCGAATGCGTTCACCCATGTACGTGTACCTGACATCCAAGATATACTCCCAGGTCATCCGACGGGCCAGGTCTGGAGAGAGACCATTGCTCACCGAGAGAGAGAAGGAATTACTGGAGGTGGTCTTCAACCGGGGATTCGCCGGCGGTTATCTTCTCGATAAGGATGTGATGCAGACCGCTTTCCCGGAGTCGAGGGGGAGACCTATCGGGCTGGCGTCAGTGAGTGGCGGAAAGGTCCGGATGGCGAAGGGCATGCTGGAAGCCGGTGATGGCATCAGCCTATACCTCGGCGACGAAAAGGTCGGCGGCTTCGATCTTCGACCATCCGACCTTGTTGGGTCCGATGTCATCGCCTCCCCGCCCTTCGGGATGAGGGATGGTGAATATCGTGTCTACAAGACCAAGGACCGCGAGTTCTCAGGTTTTGATGATCTCATCAATAGGCACAAGTTCAAGGAAGCGCCGGCGGAAAGGATGACGGTCGAGATCCCCTCCAAACGGCTCCGCCGGAAGGAGGTATCGAGCGAACTTTCATTCTATGTTTCCAGTATGGCGGTCCTTAGGGCAGTTCTTCCTTACGCCGATCGAATATATTACGACGGTAACAAGCAGGCGGAAGAGGCCGAGGTCCTATGTCAGGACGAAGGGAAGGAGTTCGTCCTCATGCTTCCCCGCTTGTCCTGGAACGACCGACCGGTGAACGCCGGTTCAGTAATGGTGAACACCGTTGACCAGTTCCATAGGCACCGCCACCTACGATGTTACGGTTCCTATCATATGAACGTCTTCAACAGCTTCACTGTCCCAAATATGCATCAATGGACACTGTCTCCGGAACTCAACCAGGAGGAGATATTCCAGCTATTGGCCCGCTCAGATCAGAGGGCGGAGGTGATGGTGTTCGGGCGAGTGGAACTGATGCTGAGCCGCGACCCGACCTTGGACGAGGGGACTTTGACGGACGAAAGGGGCGTACGTTATCCCGTTCATCGGGACCAGGAAGGTTTCGTGCATATCCTGCACAGCACCGACCTTCTGCTGCTGGACAAGGTGCCAGAGCTCAATGCCATGGGGGTCGATTCATTGGGCATCGACGTGCGTCGCAGACATCCCGATCTGGCGGCGTTCGTCGCCAAGAGCTTCAGGGAGATTGACATTGAGGTGATGGAAGAGATGCGGCGCAAATGCGGACGCAGTAGCCTAGGCCATTATCGCAAAGGGGTCTTCTAG